From Rhodococcus sp. B7740, one genomic window encodes:
- a CDS encoding YggT family protein encodes MIVFTVINIVLFLFWLLLIGRIIVEFIRTFARDWQPTGLVVIVLEAIFTVTDPPVKFLRKIIPPLNLGGVRLDLSIMVLLFVVFIAWNVTSGLAA; translated from the coding sequence GTGATCGTGTTCACGGTGATCAACATCGTATTGTTTCTTTTTTGGCTCCTTCTCATCGGTCGAATCATCGTCGAGTTCATCAGGACTTTCGCGAGAGATTGGCAACCGACCGGGTTGGTCGTCATCGTGCTCGAGGCGATCTTCACCGTCACCGACCCGCCGGTGAAGTTCCTCCGGAAGATAATTCCGCCGCTCAACCTCGGTGGAGTGCGACTGGACCTGTCCATCATGGTCCTGCTGTTCGTGGTCTTCATCGCGTGGAATGTGACCAGTGGTCTCGCGGCCTGA
- the wag31 gene encoding DivIVA-like cell division protein Wag31, with protein sequence MPLTPADVHNVAFSKPPIGKRGYNEDEVDAFLDLVEQELSRLIEENADLRQRVGELDQELADAKSAARQSPQPAQSAAPKAEPQRPVDPPKPPPVVQQPAPVAPVAAAPQQSGDSNMQAAKILGLAQEMADRLTGDAKSESEQLLGNARTNAERLVSDARTRSESMMAEARQKSESLLSDAQTRSETQLRQAKEKADALQADAERKHTEIMATINQQRSVLEGRIEQLKTFEREYRVRLKSYLESQLEELENRSSALPVDNGQDNFNQDNQSSGYSQSYAKGN encoded by the coding sequence ATGCCGCTGACTCCAGCTGATGTGCACAATGTCGCGTTCAGCAAGCCGCCCATCGGTAAGCGCGGTTACAACGAAGACGAGGTCGACGCTTTTCTCGACCTCGTCGAGCAAGAGTTGTCGCGACTGATCGAAGAGAACGCCGACCTACGCCAGCGGGTCGGTGAGCTCGATCAGGAGCTTGCGGACGCCAAGAGCGCTGCGCGGCAGAGCCCGCAACCGGCTCAGTCCGCGGCACCGAAGGCCGAGCCGCAGCGCCCGGTGGATCCCCCCAAGCCACCGCCCGTGGTGCAGCAGCCCGCGCCGGTCGCGCCCGTTGCAGCAGCTCCGCAGCAGAGCGGCGACTCCAACATGCAGGCCGCCAAGATTCTCGGCCTCGCTCAGGAGATGGCCGATCGTCTCACCGGTGACGCCAAGTCGGAGTCCGAGCAGCTGCTCGGCAATGCGCGCACCAACGCCGAGCGTCTGGTGTCGGATGCACGGACCCGTTCCGAGTCGATGATGGCCGAGGCTCGCCAGAAGTCCGAGTCGCTGTTGTCCGACGCGCAGACCCGGTCCGAGACCCAGCTGCGTCAGGCCAAGGAGAAGGCCGACGCACTGCAGGCCGACGCCGAGCGCAAGCACACCGAGATCATGGCGACGATCAACCAGCAGCGTTCGGTGCTGGAAGGTCGAATCGAGCAGCTCAAGACGTTCGAGCGCGAGTACCGCGTGCGGCTCAAGTCCTACCTCGAATCGCAGCTCGAAGAACTCGAGAACCGTTCCTCGGCGCTGCCGGTGGACAACGGGCAGGACAATTTCAACCAGGACAATCAGTCCTCGGGGTACAGCCAGTCGTACGCCAAGGGCAACTGA
- the ileS gene encoding isoleucine--tRNA ligase → MTDATERPNSGSYPLVDLAEGRSGSVPFPDLERIVLHEWAEDGTFRASIDNRAGADEFVFYDGPPFANGLPHYGHLLTGYVKDLVPRFQTMRGKKVERRFGWDCHGLPAELEAEKQLGIKDKSEIDEMGLAKFNAYCKQSVLQYTDEWRDYVTRQARWVDFDNDYKTLDVDFMESVMWAFKTLHDKGLIYQGYRVLPYSWYEQTPLSNQETRLDDAYKMRQDPAVTVTMPLTAPGSPLDGANALIWTTTPWTLPSNLAIAVHPEVQYLQVRGANGERYVLAAARLSHYAKELGEEPEVLSEHIGAEMVGLSYTPPYDFFLGHENSHRVLEADYVTTDSGTGIVHLAPAFGEEDMDVATANGIEVVQPLDAGGKFTSLVPPYEGLMVFDANPVIIKDLKASGRLLRHETIEHSYPHSWRSGQPLIYMAVPSWFVAVTKFRDRMVELNQEITWVPEHIKDGQFGKWLEGARDWNISRNRYWGSPIPAWTSDDPAYPRLDVYGSLDELERDFGVRPTDLHRPYIDELTRPNPDDPTGKSTMRRVPEVLDCWFESGSMPYAQVHFPFENEEWFSTHNPGDFIVEYNGQTRGWFYTLHVLATALFDRPAFKTVAAHGIVLGDDGLKMSKSKGNYPDVKEVFDRDGSDAMRWFLMSSPILRGGNLIVTEQGIREGVRQALLPIWNAWSFLQLYASKPGQWRTDSPNVLDRYVLAKLSATRDAITDALEGNDIAGACDELRTFCDALTNWYVRRSRSRFWSEDADAIDTLHTVLEVLTRIAAPLLPLISEVVWRGLTGGRSVHLTDWPEAGELPSDPELVESMDEVRTVCSTVLGLRKAQNLRVRLPLPEVTVAAADAERLRPFVDIISDEVNVKKVDLTDDVAVHGKFELVVNARAAGPRIGKDVQTVIKAVKAGDWSEDADGVVSAAGIALLPEEYTRKLVAAEPESTAPLPGNAGLVVLDSAVTEELEAEGWAKDRIRELQDARRNHGFDVSDRIDIVIDVPEHRQAWLDTHRDLIAGEVLALSLVDGHVGDDGSDLGEGVRAAITKSS, encoded by the coding sequence ATGACAGATGCAACCGAACGTCCGAACTCGGGGTCCTACCCGTTGGTGGACCTCGCCGAGGGCCGCTCGGGCAGCGTTCCGTTCCCGGATCTCGAGCGCATCGTTCTGCACGAGTGGGCCGAGGACGGCACCTTTCGTGCCAGCATCGACAATCGAGCAGGTGCGGACGAGTTCGTCTTCTACGACGGCCCTCCCTTCGCGAACGGCCTGCCGCACTACGGTCACCTGCTCACCGGCTACGTCAAGGACCTCGTCCCGCGATTCCAGACGATGCGGGGCAAGAAGGTCGAGCGTCGCTTCGGGTGGGATTGCCACGGTCTGCCCGCAGAGCTCGAAGCGGAGAAGCAGCTCGGCATCAAGGACAAGTCCGAGATCGACGAGATGGGCCTGGCGAAGTTCAACGCCTACTGCAAGCAGTCGGTACTCCAGTACACCGACGAGTGGCGGGACTACGTCACCCGGCAGGCGCGATGGGTCGACTTCGACAACGACTACAAGACCCTCGACGTCGACTTCATGGAGTCGGTCATGTGGGCGTTCAAGACGCTGCACGACAAGGGCCTGATCTACCAGGGATACCGGGTGCTGCCGTACAGCTGGTACGAGCAGACACCGCTGTCCAATCAGGAGACCCGCCTGGACGACGCCTACAAGATGCGTCAGGATCCCGCGGTCACCGTCACGATGCCGTTGACGGCTCCCGGCTCGCCCCTGGACGGTGCGAACGCGCTGATCTGGACCACCACGCCCTGGACCCTTCCGTCGAACTTGGCGATCGCGGTGCACCCGGAGGTGCAGTACCTGCAGGTGCGAGGCGCGAACGGTGAGCGTTACGTGCTTGCCGCTGCACGTCTTTCGCACTACGCGAAGGAACTGGGGGAGGAGCCGGAGGTGCTCTCGGAGCACATCGGTGCCGAAATGGTCGGGCTGTCCTACACACCTCCCTACGATTTCTTTCTCGGCCACGAGAACTCGCACCGTGTGCTCGAGGCCGACTACGTCACCACCGATTCGGGCACCGGAATCGTCCACCTCGCACCGGCTTTCGGTGAGGAGGACATGGACGTCGCCACCGCGAACGGAATCGAGGTGGTGCAACCGCTCGACGCGGGCGGAAAGTTCACCTCGCTGGTGCCGCCGTACGAGGGTCTGATGGTGTTCGACGCCAACCCGGTGATCATCAAGGATCTCAAGGCCTCGGGTCGGTTGCTGCGGCACGAGACCATCGAGCACTCGTACCCGCACAGCTGGCGCAGTGGTCAGCCCCTGATCTACATGGCGGTGCCGTCGTGGTTCGTCGCGGTCACCAAGTTCCGTGATCGGATGGTCGAGCTGAACCAGGAGATCACCTGGGTTCCCGAGCACATCAAAGACGGCCAGTTCGGCAAGTGGCTCGAAGGTGCACGCGACTGGAACATCAGCCGAAACCGTTACTGGGGCAGCCCGATCCCGGCGTGGACCTCCGACGACCCGGCCTACCCGCGTCTGGACGTGTACGGCAGCCTGGACGAGCTCGAGCGTGATTTCGGCGTGCGACCGACCGATCTGCACCGCCCGTACATCGACGAGTTGACCCGCCCCAACCCGGACGATCCGACCGGCAAGTCGACGATGCGTCGCGTCCCCGAGGTGTTGGACTGCTGGTTCGAGTCGGGCTCGATGCCGTACGCGCAGGTGCATTTCCCGTTCGAGAACGAGGAATGGTTCTCCACACACAACCCGGGCGATTTCATCGTCGAGTACAACGGCCAGACGCGAGGCTGGTTCTACACCCTGCACGTACTGGCGACCGCGCTGTTCGATCGCCCGGCGTTCAAGACCGTTGCCGCACACGGCATCGTGCTCGGTGACGACGGACTGAAGATGAGCAAGTCCAAGGGTAACTACCCCGACGTCAAGGAGGTCTTCGACCGCGACGGCTCCGACGCCATGCGGTGGTTCCTAATGTCCTCACCGATCCTGCGTGGCGGCAACCTCATCGTCACCGAGCAGGGTATCCGCGAAGGCGTTCGCCAGGCATTGCTGCCGATCTGGAATGCGTGGAGCTTCTTGCAGCTCTACGCGTCGAAGCCCGGGCAGTGGCGAACCGATTCGCCGAACGTGCTCGATCGCTACGTGTTGGCCAAGCTGTCGGCCACCCGCGACGCGATCACCGATGCGCTCGAGGGCAACGACATCGCCGGTGCCTGCGACGAGCTGCGCACGTTCTGCGATGCACTGACCAATTGGTATGTGCGCCGATCGCGTTCGCGGTTCTGGAGCGAGGACGCCGACGCCATCGACACCCTGCACACCGTGCTCGAGGTGCTCACTCGCATCGCCGCCCCGCTGTTGCCGCTGATCAGCGAGGTGGTGTGGCGTGGACTGACCGGTGGCCGCTCGGTGCACCTGACCGACTGGCCCGAGGCAGGCGAACTGCCGTCGGATCCCGAACTCGTCGAGAGCATGGACGAGGTCCGCACCGTGTGCTCCACGGTGCTGGGTTTGCGCAAGGCCCAGAATCTGCGCGTGCGGTTGCCGCTGCCCGAGGTGACGGTCGCAGCCGCCGATGCGGAGCGGCTGCGTCCGTTCGTCGACATCATCTCCGACGAGGTCAACGTCAAGAAGGTCGATCTCACCGATGACGTCGCCGTACACGGAAAGTTCGAGCTCGTCGTCAATGCCCGTGCCGCGGGCCCGCGTATCGGCAAGGACGTCCAGACGGTCATCAAGGCCGTCAAGGCAGGTGATTGGTCGGAGGACGCCGACGGAGTCGTCAGCGCGGCAGGCATCGCGTTGCTACCGGAGGAGTACACGCGCAAACTCGTTGCCGCCGAGCCCGAATCGACGGCACCGTTGCCAGGAAACGCCGGACTTGTCGTGCTCGATTCCGCCGTCACCGAGGAGCTCGAGGCGGAGGGCTGGGCCAAGGACCGCATCCGTGAACTCCAGGACGCGCGTCGCAATCACGGATTCGACGTCTCGGATCGAATCGACATCGTCATCGACGTCCCCGAACATCGGCAGGCGTGGCTCGACACTCATCGTGATCTGATCGCGGGCGAGGTGCTCGCGCTCTCGCTGGTCGACGGACACGTGGGGGACGATGGCAGCGATCTCGGCGAGGGAGTGCGAGCAGCGATCACCAAGTCGTCATGA
- a CDS encoding peptide deformylase gives MIDGDASVDAVRELLAEAHGGVVPIVAAGHPVLRSRAVPYAGQLDSETFGELIEVMRATMHDAPGVGLAAPQIGIPLQIAVIEDLYEVGADVARVRERTPLPFRVLINPRYTPVGPRTADFYEGCLSVPGYQAVVTRAAEVRLECTDETGRAIDEVVSGWPARIVAHETDHLHGTLYVDTAHTRSLTTNETYGELWSDPTPERAAHALGFATDDRR, from the coding sequence ATGATCGACGGCGACGCCTCGGTCGACGCCGTTCGTGAGCTTCTCGCCGAAGCTCACGGCGGCGTCGTGCCCATCGTCGCCGCGGGCCACCCGGTTCTGCGGTCGAGGGCCGTGCCGTACGCCGGGCAGCTCGACTCCGAGACTTTCGGGGAGTTGATCGAGGTGATGCGCGCAACCATGCACGACGCGCCCGGTGTCGGTCTGGCTGCCCCGCAGATCGGTATTCCGTTGCAGATCGCGGTGATCGAGGATCTGTACGAGGTGGGAGCGGACGTCGCTCGCGTCCGAGAGCGCACGCCGCTTCCGTTCCGGGTACTGATCAATCCGCGGTACACCCCGGTCGGGCCGCGGACGGCGGACTTCTACGAGGGATGTCTCAGTGTTCCCGGCTACCAGGCGGTCGTCACCCGAGCGGCGGAAGTCCGGCTCGAATGCACCGACGAGACCGGGCGCGCGATCGACGAGGTGGTCAGCGGTTGGCCGGCGAGGATCGTGGCCCACGAGACCGATCACCTCCACGGCACCCTGTACGTCGATACCGCCCACACTCGATCGCTGACCACCAACGAGACCTACGGCGAACTGTGGTCGGATCCCACACCCGAACGCGCCGCGCACGCTCTCGGATTCGCCACCGACGACCGTCGTTGA
- a CDS encoding DNA polymerase IV codes for MDAFFASAEQLTRPTLRGRPVLVGGAGGRGVVAGCSYQARAFGARSAMPMHQARRLVGAGAVVLPPRFVLYSELSRRAFEALRGPMPVLEQLSIDEAFGEPLELAGATVREVEQFCAGLRALILAETGLVASIGAGSGKQIAKIASGLAKPDGITVVAPGIQAELMAALPVRKLWGIGPVAGERLRRLGIDTIGKFVATPESEVASILGATMGPSLHQLARGIDNRVVAERAEAKQVSAETTFAQDLISLAQLRPAIESIVDSTHRRLLKDGRGARTVVLKLRKSDMSIITRSATLPYATVDKQTIVATAQRLAVDPVDVGPIRLVGVGLAGLSAVRQGSLFPELEYEPVADATEESPAPIEAAADVVVSEGVRWQPGMDVRHPGFGHGWVQGAGHSVVTVRFETRTTGPGIARTFAESDENLVVADVLDSLE; via the coding sequence ATGGACGCGTTCTTCGCCTCCGCCGAACAGTTGACGCGGCCCACGTTGCGGGGCCGCCCGGTTCTCGTCGGTGGCGCGGGCGGGCGGGGAGTGGTGGCCGGTTGCAGCTACCAGGCCCGCGCGTTCGGAGCGCGCTCGGCCATGCCGATGCATCAGGCTCGCCGACTGGTGGGGGCCGGGGCCGTGGTGTTGCCGCCGCGGTTCGTTCTCTACTCGGAGCTGAGCCGACGCGCCTTCGAGGCACTGCGGGGACCCATGCCCGTCCTCGAGCAACTCTCGATCGACGAGGCGTTCGGTGAGCCGCTCGAACTGGCCGGGGCGACGGTTCGCGAGGTCGAGCAGTTCTGCGCCGGCCTGCGCGCACTGATTCTCGCCGAGACCGGGCTGGTCGCCTCGATCGGTGCCGGATCCGGAAAACAGATCGCCAAGATCGCGTCGGGACTGGCCAAGCCCGACGGCATCACCGTCGTCGCTCCGGGAATCCAGGCCGAGCTGATGGCGGCTCTTCCGGTGCGGAAGCTGTGGGGGATCGGACCGGTGGCGGGAGAGCGTTTGCGGCGCTTGGGCATCGACACCATCGGCAAGTTCGTGGCCACGCCCGAGTCCGAGGTGGCGTCGATCCTCGGGGCGACGATGGGACCGAGCCTGCATCAGCTCGCACGCGGAATCGACAACCGAGTCGTGGCCGAGCGAGCCGAGGCGAAACAGGTCAGCGCCGAGACGACGTTCGCCCAGGACCTGATCTCTCTCGCGCAGCTTCGCCCGGCCATCGAGTCCATCGTCGACTCGACGCATCGCCGATTGCTGAAGGACGGTCGGGGTGCCAGGACGGTGGTACTCAAACTACGCAAGTCCGACATGAGCATCATCACTCGATCGGCCACGTTGCCGTACGCCACGGTGGACAAGCAGACCATCGTGGCAACGGCGCAGCGGCTTGCCGTCGATCCGGTCGATGTCGGTCCGATCAGGCTGGTCGGGGTCGGATTGGCCGGGCTATCGGCCGTTCGGCAGGGATCGCTGTTTCCCGAACTGGAGTACGAGCCGGTCGCCGATGCGACCGAGGAGTCGCCCGCCCCGATCGAGGCCGCCGCAGATGTCGTCGTCTCGGAAGGCGTTCGGTGGCAGCCGGGTATGGATGTGCGGCATCCCGGCTTCGGCCACGGCTGGGTGCAGGGGGCCGGTCACTCGGTGGTGACCGTCAGATTCGAGACTCGCACCACCGGGCCGGGAATCGCGCGTACCTTCGCGGAATCGGACGAGAACCTGGTCGTCGCCGACGTTCTCGACAGCCTTGAGTGA
- the lspA gene encoding signal peptidase II, which yields MSEDRADDPPAETSSVPAPNETADSQVTEADSAEIGLLKPLKTRLLIVIAAVILLFDLVTKILVVHYVEPGNPIEIVGDVVTLRLVRNPGAAFSMATGMTWLLTVVAVAVVIGVIKIGRTLRSPWWALGLGLVLGGALGNLIDRFFRAPGPFQGHVVDFVSVGWWPVFNVADSSIVCGAILLVVLSLFGFEPNGERAGKSSSDAAGEADK from the coding sequence GTGAGTGAAGACCGCGCCGACGATCCGCCAGCCGAGACGAGTAGTGTTCCGGCACCGAACGAGACCGCGGACTCGCAGGTGACCGAAGCCGACAGCGCCGAGATTGGATTATTGAAGCCGCTCAAGACGCGGTTGCTGATCGTGATCGCGGCCGTAATTCTTCTCTTCGATCTCGTGACCAAGATTCTGGTCGTGCACTACGTCGAGCCCGGCAACCCGATCGAGATCGTCGGAGATGTCGTGACGCTGCGGCTGGTACGCAATCCCGGTGCGGCGTTCTCGATGGCCACCGGAATGACCTGGTTGCTCACGGTGGTGGCCGTCGCGGTCGTCATCGGAGTGATCAAGATCGGTCGGACGCTGCGATCGCCGTGGTGGGCACTGGGATTGGGTCTCGTTCTCGGCGGCGCACTCGGCAACCTGATCGACCGCTTCTTCCGTGCACCCGGCCCGTTCCAGGGACACGTCGTCGACTTCGTGTCGGTGGGCTGGTGGCCGGTGTTCAACGTGGCCGACTCGTCCATCGTCTGTGGTGCCATCCTGCTCGTCGTCCTGAGCCTGTTCGGGTTCGAGCCGAACGGTGAACGAGCCGGCAAGTCGAGTTCCGACGCCGCAGGCGAGGCCGACAAGTGA
- a CDS encoding RluA family pseudouridine synthase, with product MRESRSMPVPDGLDGMRVDAGLARLLGLSRTVAATLAEEGSVLVDHGAVGKSDRLAAGSWLEVTLPEPARELTIEAEPVEGMEILYADDDIVAVDKPVGVAAHASVGWTGPTVIGGLAAAGFRISTSGAHERQGIVHRLDVGTSGVMVVATSERAYTVLKRAFKARTIDKRYHALVQGHPDPSSGTIDAPIGRHGSNDWKFAVRADGKPSVTHYDTVEAFQAASLLDVHLETGRTHQIRVHFSALRHPCCGDLTYGADPRLAERLGLERQWLHARSLGFAHPSDGRWVEIESKYPADLEHALEVLRKA from the coding sequence GTGAGGGAATCGCGCTCGATGCCCGTCCCCGACGGCCTGGACGGAATGCGGGTGGACGCCGGTCTGGCTCGGCTGCTCGGGCTCTCTCGTACCGTCGCCGCGACCCTCGCCGAGGAGGGCTCGGTTCTGGTCGATCACGGTGCCGTCGGCAAGTCCGACCGGCTGGCCGCCGGTTCGTGGCTCGAGGTGACGCTGCCCGAGCCCGCCCGTGAGTTGACGATCGAGGCGGAGCCGGTCGAGGGGATGGAAATCCTCTACGCCGACGACGACATCGTGGCCGTGGACAAGCCGGTCGGGGTCGCTGCGCACGCCAGTGTCGGCTGGACCGGCCCCACCGTCATCGGTGGTCTCGCGGCCGCCGGATTCCGTATCTCGACCTCCGGTGCGCACGAGCGGCAGGGCATCGTCCATCGCCTCGACGTCGGCACGTCCGGGGTCATGGTGGTCGCCACGTCCGAGCGGGCGTACACCGTGCTCAAGCGGGCGTTCAAGGCGCGGACCATCGACAAGCGCTACCACGCACTGGTGCAGGGCCACCCGGATCCGAGCAGTGGAACTATCGATGCCCCGATCGGTCGACACGGCAGCAACGACTGGAAGTTCGCCGTCCGAGCCGACGGCAAGCCCAGCGTCACCCACTACGACACGGTCGAGGCGTTCCAGGCCGCGAGCTTGCTGGACGTGCACCTGGAAACCGGTCGTACGCACCAGATCAGGGTGCACTTCTCGGCGCTGCGGCATCCGTGCTGCGGCGATCTGACCTACGGAGCCGATCCACGGCTGGCCGAACGGTTGGGCCTGGAACGGCAGTGGCTGCACGCTCGCTCGCTCGGCTTCGCGCATCCGTCCGACGGCCGCTGGGTCGAGATCGAGAGCAAGTATCCGGCCGACCTCGAGCACGCACTCGAGGTGCTTCGGAAGGCGTGA